Below is a genomic region from Ascaphus truei isolate aAscTru1 chromosome 8, aAscTru1.hap1, whole genome shotgun sequence.
cgatttcagcagaggagacactgagacagatttaggaaagagtagaatgattctggcagcagcgtttaggatagatggtaggggagacaggtgacaggcaggaaggccggacagcaggaggttacagtaatcaagttaggagagaataagggcctgaatcagagttttagcagacgagcaaaagaggaaagggtgtatcttagtAATATCgcagaggaaaaagtgacagtctTTAGAagcgttttgaatgtgagaggagaatgttagagaggagtcgagtgtgacacttaggcagcgtgtttgggctactgggtgaaagCTAGtacttccaatagtaatgtgaaaggaggtagtagagccaggtttgagaggaagtatgaggagctcggtttttgccatgttaagttgaagtcggcggagggccatccaggatgatatcgcagagagacattcagaaactttggtttgtacagcaggtgtaaggtcaggggttgaaaagtaaatttgtgtgtcgtcagcatagaggtgatatttaaacccaagagatgtgattaggtcacctagagaaagtgtgtacagagaaaagaggagaagtcccaggacagagccctggggtacccccacagagaaatcgaaggaggaggaggtgttagcagatgagacactgaaagtatgatggagAGGTAACagaagatccaggatagagctttgttatgcataccaagagtatggagaatgtgaaggagaagagagtggtccacgttgtcaaatgctgcagagaggtcgagtaaggGAGGGAAATATACCAGAGTAGAggtaggagttaaaaatgtgcatgagtgtagggattatagtaggagcaagaggttttaggagatggagggaatggggtcaagagggcaagtggtagagggagaagaggagatcagcagtgacacatcctcctctgtgacagcagaaaaagagtcaaggaaggaaggaggagagttaggaagcgctgtaggatgggaggaggtacagaggggatgttctaacGTATGGATTAcaattttccttaaaatagtcaaagtcctgaggtgaaatggaggaagaagaagaggcagctgagggtggcttgagtagagagtcaaagacagagaagtgtcgtgtgggttagacttgtgggttttgattagtgaagaaagtaGGTTTGttgagcctgagagagggcagagttgaaacagaatagcataaatttgtagtgaaggaagtctgcgagagtgtgagacttcctccagaggcgttcagaggaacgtgtggaggaatgcagcatgcgcgtgtgggaatttagccagggtctggtgttagaagggcgaggacagcagagagaaagcgggcatgtagatcaagagcgAAGGATAAGTCAGAGTTTTAGTTCCTGACCAGATTGTCAGGgcctggagcagagctgagagaggagagggaggagcgtaaagtggaatcaaaggctggtaggttaatagagcgcaggtttctgcagaaatgaggggtagatggagatggagaaggggagaagtgagagagagaaaatgagatgagatgatggtcagagaggagaaagggggaaatggagaaatcagagagagaagttttgAGTGAaaacaggtctaggtagtggccatctttgagggtgctggctgcagtccactgttgaaggcgaaaagaagaggttagagagagaaagtgggaagcccaagggagagaagggtcatcaatgtggcagttgaagtccccaaggagaacaggggagtcttaggagagaaagaaagagagccaggatttacagtgagagaggaagagaagggggatgagtagaggtaggtggccTATAGATGACAGCCACATGGGCAGGGAGAgtagagaagatctggacagtgtgagcctcaaaggatgTGAAATCAAGAGAGGGAGGGATAGGAAGGGTACataacagcagagagaggaggagccccacacctccacccctgccacaaGGGCGCAGAGTGTGGTAGAAAGAAAGGCCACTATAAGAGAGGgcaggttccagagcagagtcagactgagtgagccaggtctcagttatagcaaataggagtagagagtgagaaagaagtcatgcacagagaggaacttgttagagagggaggagcattccaaagggcacagtagAAAGGGAGATAGGAGGGCGGGtaacaggggatgggtatgaggttggaggggttgacaccagaaggagtagaagttgtatgtggcaGGCAAGGATGAGAGAAtttagaaataaggcagggaccaggattggggtagatatccccagaagcaaggagaagcacggaaagaaagagaatgtgtgaggatgttttataggggtgtgttttagtgcagggtgtatagctgtgtagtgacagagggAGCAGGTAAGAAaatagttcatgtgaactgagaagtggtcaaagagaggagagatggagatggagatttATGAATACTTTCCTGCTATCCAGATCCTGAAATATGGCTTTGGCTGAAGTGGAGAAAAACAGGAAGGGTGAGAAAAATACCattggaaaataacgcaatgttaTATAAATGATGTCTAACAATGGTGTTACAGCCATCTAGACCCTACTAAAGTCCTATTTCAGTGTCTGCATGGGAGTACTGCCAAGTTTAGGTATAAGTAAAGTAATGTTAAGTCCCTGTGTTAACCTTATGGACTTTATCTAATATaaatgcctcatttgcatataactTGCATGTCATTACCACTAACATGTTATAGTTACGCTATGCTCTTTACAGGAGACAACATGGCTGTTCCAGTCTTTTGCAGATACACCGTTATTCTCAGTGGGAGGTTAAGTCACTtaccagagctttgtggatctgggcctaggtgtataatgtatatatgacTGACCACACATAAAGCAAAATGGTCAACAATCTGTTTTATTTGACAAGTAAAGTGAACAGAGTGTAAAAAAAgacaatgtacaaaaaaaaaaatcataaaaacaccCCTTTACAATAATTGACTGAAAGATGTAATCACCCCAACTATTTAAGGCCATAAATAGTCCTAAATGGCTTTTAATGTCAATTAACTTTAGGATAACAAGTGACCATTGAAACAATAACTGCACATTTAATTACTGTAGTTAGTACAATAAAACATTAACTACAATTATTTCAAGGAACCATTTGTGGACCACAAATGTTGAAAGAAATTAGAAAGGTCAAGCTTTCATGGTTTAACATTACCCTACTGCAAAAATACCCACATGTAAAATTGTCAAAAATCGACATATTCCCCTTACACCCCAGCACTTGCAAGCCCTTCTCATCTCAAAATGTAAGAGAAGTAACCCTCTACAGTGCAGATACTTGAAGAACCAGTAGCTAACACTGCCAGTAGAAGGCATATAATACAGCCTCTTCAGTGCATGAGAAGAGCATTTTGGTTGACTATACACTACTGTTTCCATGAGAAAAGTATTGTTGAGGGTTTTCTAACTGAACTCCTACCGTATGCTTCATACCAATGACATTTTAAAAATATCGGCAACCCTGTTTTTACAGTTATAAATCATATAGTTTGTGATTTAATGATAAAGTAAACCATTGCTATAATTTCAAAACTTTTATTATAATTAAGACTGAGGCATAAGGCTGTCTTTTGTGGACcttttatgcaatgtatatagAGTGAAACTTTACATTCAAATAAATCTACTTaaatataaacaattaaaacaattcCACCAGTTGAAATAAAaagtactactgtacagtatatatatatatatatatatatgcacccccctgaggaagatccccctgtgggatcgaagcgttgtgctttgtgttttaattCACTTACTGAATTTAACTGCCTGAGTGCTGcctcctttttgccagtttctggtaatgcatgttttatttatgtatttatcatttaggtatcagtactgtgttagccgagcttcaataatcaaaaaataaatagatgataccgttctgtggctaacgaaatgcttttatttgtgcggaagaagagatcagtgtatctcgaaagctcgcacaaataaaagcatttcgttagccacagaacggtatcatctatttattttttgattatagatATATATCAAAGAGGGACAGCGCGGGCTCTGATGAAGTCGCCATTCTATTTGCGACGAAACGTGTAAGGGCGCTATTGGCAAAACTAAGCATCCAGCTCACTGAACTTCTGTTGAATCGGATGGGAACTTTATTGCTGAGGAACCAAGTAATCATGTGCCGCTTCAGCTGGGGGGCCGTTTAGTGGACGCACATCACAAAGGTGCCCAGCTGTAGGAAGAGACGAAGATGTATGCAGCCACAAGACTTCAGGTCCTGACTGACGGAGATACCACGGATGACTGGTGTTCTTGAACAATGCGCATGTCCTACCTCAATGCTATGAGTGAACTGATTTTAGCTTGTGAATAATAAAGCCTtaactatttacactatggagcctgcgctgTCCCTCTTTGTCTTGTAGAAGAATCGTGGAAGGTGGTGGTTTCCTGTGGATAGCTGCTAGGTTGTTccagtgtttttattatttttcaaggttttatttattttatttcctttATTCCTCGGGCTTTCCCTTccgtgggcctcatgcagagagcagcgaattttaaaattggcgaatttaataaaaaggagcttttttggagagttttaatctccatatgcagaaaagtgcgaattctgctatgtttaacatggatgcgtctggcgagtttaaattggcgagatgcgcgcttcagaaatgtgttaaaacaaattcgcgccttttttttcccctttgcaatggccgcgagcggcagttttttttggcgaggcaaaacggagacaatcgcgccattttattggcgcgaacagccactagatgccgttcgcgcctctctgcatacggatattttttaaactggcgagattgcggttctcgccagccgcgaggcgagttttacaaatagaaaagaaaaattggcgcgtttttcggaaatctccattttctgctgttttctgcgcgattatctccaaaaaatggcgaatttcgaaaattcgcagctctctgcataggcccccttgtgtttttttccctttgtttCCCTATTCCCATTCCTGCTCCACTTTCCTTGTCTTATACGTTGTTTGTTTGTGTGCCTGTTTTGACTTGCAATTGCTCTGTATCTAGGTCACTAGCCACTGCATCTCTATGTATCTAGTTAGTTAATATAACCTCTTCAATACTTATCATATTGGCGCTGTGATTATAtgtgttttgtgtatatatacagttggcACACCTGTACTCCTGTAGGCGCTGGTAAGCTGTAGGTGCATAtgccatataaataatatatcaaTACGATACCGTTCCGAAGTCTGGTAATCAGGAGACTGCACTctgttattaattaattaataaaagtgtattggtgaaaaatAGTGATACATAAAGAaacccaacatttcggtcctccaaaatgggaaCTTCCTCGGGGGAATGCAAGGTTTTTGCACCCCTGAAGAAAGTCCcgttttggaggaccgaaacgttgggtttctttaTGCATCACTATTTTTCACCAAAACACTTTTATTGATGAACTACttacagagtgctgtctcctgattacCAGACTTCAGAACGGTTATAtatgagaaactgtacataaaaCCCCGCTCCatcctatagaagtttgctgctggtaaaaaagATAGACcttatatatagaaaaacaacTCCAGCGCTCCTagcaattaggctaaaataaaataataatctcatgaaaaagggtaattttgttaagccctttggccaaagcatttataagcctgcatgccacgtcaaggtgTTGTGAAAAGCGTGGATAAATAAGGCACATCATCTGAGGATCATTTGCAggatgacaaataagtttattgcagtgtatgTGTGCACACATAGAAGAGAGTTTCAAAATTAAACTCTCCCAATGAAATACTGGCATACAGGCCCtatttatacccaaaatactaagcccacggcCCTATAGGAGGTTGTgtgtgcgtcactacgtaagcatataagataaacaaaatatgaatatgaacacattgagttaatagcattactatgagattcatattaaaaatgaaatgactcagctaatattccttacacAGGCCCGTGACCTATTctctacatacgggacttcatgagcacctccctcggaatgcgaaACGTGTGttatctatcttttattttcataatattgGCACTTTTCTCCCCTCTTCAAGGTTTTTGTTGTTAGCTGGACAGCTTAATATTACTTAAAAAATTGGAAGCAAAATAAAATCTCTTTAAAACTTCCATTCTCATTCCCTGTTCATTCAGACAAaatgacaatatcaggcacctaagatggatgctgacttaaaatggctgcttaaatcccagtgctgttatgtcagacctccccccgtccttgcatcatattctcactttgtcagtgTCAAGGCATACCcatatgcaggtacctacactgaatatatgtaataattgtattAATATGTactattgtgtatatatgtgtatatatatatatatatatatatatatatatatatatatatatatatatatatatatatatatatatatatatatatatagacatatggagaccaggggatcctgatagccaaaaagagacagcacactgcaggtatggtatcaaaaaagtgtattcagtaacacaaggccgccaacgtttcggtcctcccaacgggaccttcctcagggcagtaggaaggtcccgttgggaggaccgaaacgttggcggccttgtgttactgaatacacttttttgataccaaacctgcagtgtgctgtctctttttggctatcaggatcccctggtctccatatgtctacatactctctatgggacaagcatctgcctcctgcaacaaaaccgtgagtgctaatctccatacctgactatatatatatatatatatatatatatatatatatatatatatatatctatatatatatatatccattaaaTATGAcctattttaaacattttatcgAAAAACCATGATCCCGTATATTCAAATTAATAGTGTTAAAATACCCATTAAAATGCAGAATCTCTGAATAAAACATCAGAGCAGTTGAATATGATTAAGACATTGCTGCTGTTCTATCTGTCATATCATCTACTTTGTCATATTTGTTTTGTATTTATGAGTATTTTTAACTCTTGATTTTAATCCAGCTGTTCTCGTTAACATAGAAGGCAGCATGCAGAGCCTCAGTGAAAGTGGCAGTGaaggtgtgtaagtgtgtgattGGTTCTGACAATTTATAAAAAGACAACAGGCCACGCTCATAGTCCAGGTATATTCCAAGGTCCGGTACAGGTTCAAATGAAGTGTATAAAACTTCCTCATCATTGTCGTGCTCAGCTTTAAGGTCTTCATTTTCATGTACCCAAGTTAAGCACCAGGACTTGCTATTCTGTCCTATAAAAGATGTATCTCCTTTTCTTTTTACGCTGTTATATGTCACCCCTACAGACCAGTCCCCATCATTGCTAGTTCTGACTTCCCAATAATGTTGTCCTGAAGCAAATTTTCTGGTGCTTAAAACTTGGCTTGTTGTAAACCTCTCTGGATGATGAGGCCGAGACTTTTCTTTTTGGCTGTACGAAGCATTTTTCAAATCTTGTGATAAAGCTATGATAGTATCTGCGGTATTGACATTCAGTATCATATCTGATGCATCCCCCACACGGAAACCTCTCTTTGCCTTTAGATCAGGAACAATGTTAGACAACTTGTTCAGAGCTCTCTGCAATGTCACTGAAATCCTAACTTCATCCAGATTATCATCACCAGCAGGATCGCTTTGACTATAATGTGCTTTTCCAGGCTTACTATCAATGGCACCTTCCTTTAGGAGGGTAAGTGGATCGGTGATGCTACACAGCCTCTTAATCTGAAGGATTTTCTCATGCTGATCTTTTGTTTCTATTTCCAGTTTCTGGATTAGATCAGAGAGTGGGTGTAGAACCTGTTTTTCCTGCCGGGTGACCTCATTTAGGACTGTATTCTCTAGGACTGCCAAATGTCCCCTGATGTCCCCAAACAGAGCAGTGACTCTGTCTTTAAAACCAGTTGCCTTTTCTTGCACTCTGTTCTTGCGTTCCTGTAGTCTATGTAGCTGTTTCTCAGTCTCCCCCTTTTTTAAATACACTTTCATTAAAAAATCACACAGTTTCACCTTCTTCTTCTCAAATGCCTCATTCAGCATCTCCACCTGGTGTCCACTGTGTTCTCCCACTAAGCAGCAAGTCACACAGATAAAAGTAGAATCCGTGCAGCAAAAAAACTTTAGCAGCTCATTGTGGACCGAACATTTTCTCTCATCCACAGAAACTGTGGGATCAGTTAAGATGTGGTTTTCCGACTTGCTATGGGTCTTCACATGAATATCACACAAGAAGGCTTCACAATGCAGACATGTTTTAACAGCAGGTACAGACGAGTCAACACAGTAAGTACAGAAAACTACAGTCTCCTCCAGCTTTGGCTGAGTAGAACGATAATGATCCACTTCTACAGTCTCCTCCAGCTTTGGCTGAGCAGAACGATAATGATCCACTTCTACAGTCTCCTCCAGCTTTGGCTGAGTAGAACGATATTCTTCCACTAAGTACCACAGCTTCAGGTTTCTCTCAAGTGAAGGACACTGCTGAAACTCTGCTCTGCAATCAGGACAAGTATAAACTCCTGATTCCTGCTGACGGTCCAATAATTTAGCAATGCAGTCCTGGCAGAAGTTATGTCCACAAGTCAGCATTACAGGATTTGTGTAAATGTTCAGGCAGATGGTGCAGCTTAACTCCTCACTAAGATCAGAAGATGCCATCTATAAAAACAATGGGGAGAAATAAAACTTACAATGTGTCTTTATTCAGTAAGTTGAGTGCAGCTTGTTATAAGTGAGGAGAAACGAAACTTACAGGGTGTTTTTATTCAGCACGTTGGGTGCAGTTTTCTAAGAGTGAGGAAAATCGAAACTTTCAAGGTGTTTTCATTCAGCACAATGGGTGGAGCTTGGAATGAATTTAAAGTTTCTGTAACCCTGAAAGTTTCAGTTTCCTGCGTGAAGTAAAATGCAACTCAAATAAATACATGCAGCAGGTTCCTTCatcacacgtgtgtatatatatatatatatatatatatatatatatatatatatgtgtactgaACACCTGCTATGTCAaaattatatgtatgtacagtatgtatgtgtgtgtatatataaagttttttttcacagaaaaaaacggtagggtgagggtctctgaacagatctccctgtctgtctgaagTAAGGACATTTTAGGCCCGTTTTATAGTGGCGGGCGAGCGCGcacggatttttagttggctgacgttagtcagcctttctatagaagggcttCGCACgcgtggcagggagaggggagccgacagacagcggtgaagatatacagtatgtattagtgtgtatgtgtgtatgtatgtatgcatgcatgtatgcgtggatgtgtgtttgtatggatgtgtgtgtgtgtgtgtgtggggtaaataattgcacaaataaaaaaattattaaccttttttttaatgtaaaaaaatcttacttaagacttaatttcactcacacaacatacacacacacacacacacacacacacacacacacacacacacacacacacacacacacacacatatagacttacctgcagctcccggcactatatacaggaaaagcatgcggcacgtgcacgcgcgttcgcataggaacgcatggccgcatgctgtatatacagtaacaggCCTGATTCTCCTGCCTGTACTGCAAAGCCTTATtcaaggctattgggactgtgtAGTTCACTTTCAACCCAGGGAACTTCAGTGATTGTGAACACAGTGTGTAACCTGAGAGAGTTCCTGACATCACCAGCCCCTCTGCTGCAGTCACAGAAAGGATTTTATCCTTACATGCCTGTTTATTtcagctacattgtaagtagccacttttcttgcactttatttatatgataaaacgtacttcactatattggcaTTTTTCACTTTTATAGATCATATCTTGTCCTGGATTCTTATAAGGATATTCTACGTATTTATCCCACAGGTGTTCAACATTtaaccacctgttgtctctgatttgcgccttttgtattgtctttgtgtgtgtatatatatatatatatatatatatatatatatatacaatacgataccgtgtttgaGAAGAATATCAAGAGATAGCACTCCAATAGATGGTCAAAAAAGCTTTGTATTATTATACAAAGCTTTTTTGACCGTCTATtagagtgctgcctcttgatattcgtctcaaacacggtatcgtattgtcgTATGcctatatatattttcttaaaaCTTACAGGGTGTTTTTATTCAGAAAACCTTGACCGATAAGAGTAAGGGAGTCATGACCCTTGTACCGAGGGGCCATGGAGTGCTGCATCTCGTGCTTTACCACCTCCCCAAAATGCTCCCATCCTCCTTTTGGGTTTTAGGGCTATGTAATGTTGTATATTATGTTTGTTATTATGCttgtaaggatatatatatatatatatatatatatatatatatatatatatataattattatttttaagaaaaagaaaaaagagaggaatGTAAGCCGGTATGGTAAAAACTGCTGGTGGTGATATTACCTTTGTCAATGTTGGAGGGGTGAGGACTGGTCAGATTTGCCCAGGTGGTTAATTTGGACTAATGTGAGGGATTCAAACAATGCGGTCTTAGGTTAGGGCCAGGTGCGGTGGGTGTACTCCAAAGAGTACCAAAGATGTTATGAACCATGAGTGCTGCATGGGTCATGTAGCAGCGGTGAGCATAGTCAGGTTCACTAGTTGGGGCGATATTTGTTTACAAGGTCCAGGATCTGTGTGTTTATGCTTCATAAAAGGCTGTGCCCATTTGTATCGAACGAAGGTGTTTATTTGGGTAGGTGAGTAAAAGGAATGAACAAGGGTCGAGGGCATAAAGTTCAAGCACACTGGGTGCAGTTGGTTATTTGTTTCAAAGTTCTTGTTAACACTGTAAGTTTCAGTTTCCCACATGAGGTATCAATGTGTTGCAAGGAAATAGCAGGTTCTTTCAACACACACATGATATATAAACATTTtggtcctggcaggaccttcctccagtcggtttatagtgtgctgttttgtcactgctaatacatgtctttttgcttatctgagtgttgctgctattgtgccttctcttatgggaagacagggtttctatatattgatttctatggagcatgcaccttgactttacatgtgttgcttggagtgctggctgctgctttttgtgtacacacacacacacacacacacacacacacacacacacacacacacacacacacacacacacacacacacacacacacacacacacacacacacacacacacacacacacacacacacacacacacacacacacatcctgagTTGCCCTCTGTAGTGAACTAAGAGTAATTATAATACACAGAACAAGTCTGTGTGTTGTGGAAgctgctgtatacagtatatcctttTGCACTTGTTTGCTGCTAACAGTATTTCTTCACCCACCCTTGATGTGTTTCTAGTCCTGAAGTGGGTCTTTATTCATAAGTATGGCTCTTATTCAGGAATGATACAATGTGGTGAAGAATATTTACTTACAGTCCAGCAGTGACTTCTaagcctctctccctctgtggtcCTTCAAGATCTGTAGGAGGGTCAGTTTTGATAATGTCAGAAAAGTCAGTACTCTGTACGCATGCAGGATGTTTTCACCACCAGCAGCAGTCTTAGGAGCTTCTGTTTAGACTGTCAGGAACACATAGACTGTCTCTCAGTTGATGTAATTTCCCTGTATCACTCGTGCAGGACAATAGAAGCTCAACTCGAGGCTATAGTAACGTTAAATGATCCTCCCAGCTGCAGTTTAACTTGTCTCATTCAAATGTCACACTGCTAGGGAGAAACGAAACTTACAGTGTGTTTGTATTCAGCATTTTGGGTGTGGCTTTTcagcctagtgtgtgtgtgtgtgtgtgtgtgtgtgtgtgtgtgtgtgtgtgtgtgtgtgtgtgtgtgtgtgtgtgtgtgtgtgtgtgtgtgtgtgtgtgtgtgtgtgtgtgtgtgtgtgtgtgtgtgtgtgtgtgtgtgtgtgtgtgtgtgtgtgtgtgtgtgtgtgtgtgtgtgtgtgtgtgtttacataatGTACAaagaaccttgctccaaacccctTGTGGTGTACAGTATGCGTGCTGCCTGGGGGAGTGGTGATGTAAACTATAGAGATGTATCCACAGCTGGATACAGAAAGATCCCTGGttg
It encodes:
- the LOC142502051 gene encoding E3 ubiquitin/ISG15 ligase TRIM25-like; its protein translation is MASSDLSEELSCTICLNIYTNPVMLTCGHNFCQDCIAKLLDRQQESGVYTCPDCRAEFQQCPSLERNLKLWYLVEEYRSTQPKLEETVEVDHYRSAQPKLEETVEVDHYRSTQPKLEETVVFCTYCVDSSVPAVKTCLHCEAFLCDIHVKTHSKSENHILTDPTVSVDERKCSVHNELLKFFCCTDSTFICVTCCLVGEHSGHQVEMLNEAFEKKKVKLCDFLMKVYLKKGETEKQLHRLQERKNRVQEKATGFKDRVTALFGDIRGHLAVLENTVLNEVTRQEKQVLHPLSDLIQKLEIETKDQHEKILQIKRLCSITDPLTLLKEGAIDSKPGKAHYSQSDPAGDDNLDEVRISVTLQRALNKLSNIVPDLKAKRGFRVGDASDMILNVNTADTIIALSQDLKNASYSQKEKSRPHHPERFTTSQVLSTRKFASGQHYWEVRTSNDGDWSVGVTYNSVKRKGDTSFIGQNSKSWCLTWVHENEDLKAEHDNDEEVLYTSFEPVPDLGIYLDYERGLLSFYKLSEPITHLHTFTATFTEALHAAFYVNENSWIKIKS